A window of the Candidatus Liberibacter solanacearum CLso-ZC1 genome harbors these coding sequences:
- the murI gene encoding glutamate racemase, protein MKKNPKNCIMIFDSGIGGLSVLQKVRFLMPEYHFIYVADDSGFPYGNWEDNALKERLLFLFADILEKYKPVLSIVACNTAFTLVKDELRSTFPSMLFLGAVPAIKQATVYTSTGLVSVLSTPATLRRAYTDDLIRSYASKCQINLVSSTTLASIAEDYTCGKIVKEDGIQREIQGCFLEKEGRRTDVVVLACTHYPFMTHIFRRLSPWPVDWLDTSYSIARRARSLLPVIAMNEVGLSDDQVVFISRKPDIAMQRLMQGFGLKI, encoded by the coding sequence GTGAAAAAAAATCCTAAAAATTGTATTATGATATTTGATAGTGGTATTGGTGGACTTAGCGTCTTGCAGAAAGTACGTTTTTTGATGCCCGAATATCACTTTATCTATGTCGCCGATGATTCTGGCTTCCCTTATGGAAATTGGGAAGATAACGCATTAAAAGAACGTCTTTTATTTTTGTTTGCAGATATTTTAGAAAAGTATAAGCCCGTATTATCAATAGTAGCTTGTAACACCGCTTTTACTTTAGTTAAAGATGAACTACGCTCAACTTTTCCATCTATGCTATTTTTGGGTGCAGTTCCTGCTATAAAGCAAGCAACAGTGTATACATCAACAGGTCTTGTTTCTGTTTTATCGACGCCCGCCACACTAAGACGCGCATATACGGACGATTTGATTCGTTCTTATGCATCAAAATGCCAAATAAATCTCGTTTCTTCTACAACGCTTGCTTCTATAGCAGAAGACTATACTTGTGGAAAAATAGTGAAAGAAGATGGAATTCAAAGAGAAATACAAGGGTGTTTCCTTGAAAAAGAAGGGAGACGAACAGATGTTGTGGTCCTTGCTTGTACCCATTATCCTTTTATGACACATATTTTTCGACGCTTATCTCCTTGGCCAGTTGATTGGCTAGATACTTCATATTCCATAGCGCGTCGTGCTCGCTCTCTGTTACCGGTAATTGCAATGAATGAAGTTGGATTATCCGATGATCAGGTGGTCTTTATATCAAGAAAACCAGATATCGCGATGCAACGTTTAATGCAGGGATTTGGTTTGAAGATCTAA
- a CDS encoding PAS domain-containing sensor histidine kinase produces MENVGNLSQNCGLYCSKSRQKFTVYWKQVVQKIHTFILSRLSFSFFSIKHIMPMVSIVFLVLVAASSIIKVNTKYAQQEQMIHQTTLLLTESIESLFKNSSVQFKPESKKKAESILNEFLLKIQPFSKAFILLAQSNGLVFASSTDNSPYIGEKISEIIPELHPLTSMSKTAQTSEVFLSQEPYHVSSILLPNNDGLVLVANSKLPLLHFWRTEVTLEVIFFASISAILLFLLCSYYKQIKSTEENDTNLLEANTCIETALSRGRCGIWDFNLASKKFHLSQSMCEILGIPATHKTLSFRTIARLVHFDGKEIYDIARSITKGHSTQLDKIFRVHYSTGRDVWIKVRAQVMNTLSGGMNVIGIAMDVTEQYYLEKRYAEVDQRLSKAIECTSESFVLWDKNDRLVMCNAKYQQVYGLPDHVLIPGTKRSIINEAQINPVVEYYTSDPKRLQNISKEIKLVDSRWLQINEWHTPDAGTISVGTDITQLKRNQKKLRESERRLKATINDLSTSRQILERQKTELSIANAKYQTEKERAEMANRAKSEFLAKMSHELRTPLNAILGFSEIIKGETFGKLGSVKYYEYVKDIHDSGKHLLNLINNILEMSKIESEHIAINKKNTNLIPIINESLQSIASSAQKKNIMIEKNISPELFCNADERIIKKILTPIFSNSIKFTNNGGKMIVQTSRVNDSVIITVADTGIGIPKSALKKVGKPFEQLHNQYDQNTGGSGLGLAISDALTNLHGGKLEILSQEGEGTVIKIGMPK; encoded by the coding sequence ATGGAAAACGTGGGAAACCTCTCACAAAATTGTGGCTTGTACTGTTCAAAAAGCCGACAGAAATTTACTGTGTATTGGAAACAAGTGGTACAGAAAATACATACGTTCATACTATCTCGTCTGTCATTTTCTTTTTTTTCAATCAAGCACATAATGCCAATGGTCAGCATAGTGTTCCTTGTATTGGTTGCTGCGTCTAGTATCATCAAGGTTAATACAAAATACGCACAACAAGAACAAATGATACATCAAACAACGCTCCTACTCACAGAATCTATTGAGTCTCTTTTTAAAAACAGTAGTGTACAATTTAAACCAGAATCCAAAAAAAAAGCAGAGTCGATACTCAACGAGTTCCTTCTCAAAATACAGCCATTTTCTAAAGCTTTCATCCTCCTCGCCCAATCCAATGGGCTGGTATTTGCATCGTCTACAGATAATTCCCCTTATATAGGGGAAAAAATTAGTGAAATTATTCCGGAATTACATCCTTTGACAAGTATGAGTAAAACCGCTCAAACTTCAGAAGTTTTTCTTTCCCAAGAGCCATATCATGTGTCATCAATCCTCCTTCCAAACAATGATGGATTGGTTTTAGTCGCCAATTCTAAGTTACCACTCTTACATTTTTGGCGCACAGAAGTAACATTGGAAGTTATATTTTTTGCAAGCATTTCTGCTATTCTTTTGTTCCTCCTGTGTAGTTATTACAAACAGATAAAAAGTACTGAAGAGAATGATACCAATTTATTAGAAGCAAACACGTGTATTGAAACAGCTTTATCTCGTGGAAGATGTGGTATTTGGGATTTTAATCTCGCCAGTAAGAAATTTCATTTATCGCAATCTATGTGTGAAATTCTTGGTATTCCTGCTACGCATAAAACGCTATCATTTCGCACAATAGCACGTCTTGTCCACTTTGACGGCAAAGAAATATATGACATAGCTCGATCAATAACCAAGGGACACTCTACGCAGTTAGATAAAATATTTCGCGTGCACTATTCCACAGGAAGAGATGTCTGGATAAAAGTACGCGCTCAAGTGATGAATACACTATCAGGAGGCATGAATGTCATTGGTATAGCCATGGATGTTACCGAACAATATTATTTAGAAAAACGCTATGCTGAAGTAGATCAAAGATTATCAAAAGCAATAGAATGCACTTCTGAATCCTTTGTTCTATGGGATAAAAATGATCGACTAGTCATGTGTAATGCCAAATATCAACAAGTTTATGGATTGCCTGATCATGTTCTTATACCAGGAACAAAACGTTCAATTATTAACGAAGCTCAAATTAATCCTGTTGTTGAATACTATACTTCTGATCCAAAACGTTTGCAGAATATAAGTAAAGAAATCAAACTTGTTGATTCAAGATGGCTTCAAATTAATGAATGGCACACTCCCGATGCTGGAACCATTTCTGTGGGAACAGACATCACGCAGCTTAAACGCAATCAAAAGAAACTTAGAGAATCTGAACGCCGTCTCAAAGCCACCATTAATGATCTTTCAACTTCACGGCAAATACTTGAACGCCAAAAAACCGAACTTTCGATTGCTAATGCTAAATACCAAACTGAGAAAGAACGTGCTGAAATGGCGAATAGGGCTAAATCTGAATTTCTTGCCAAAATGTCTCATGAATTACGGACACCTCTTAATGCTATCCTCGGCTTTTCTGAAATTATCAAAGGAGAAACATTTGGGAAATTAGGATCTGTTAAATACTACGAATATGTCAAAGATATCCATGACAGTGGAAAACACCTTTTGAATCTTATCAATAATATTCTTGAAATGTCTAAAATAGAATCAGAGCATATCGCCATCAATAAAAAAAATACTAATTTAATACCCATAATTAACGAAAGTCTTCAATCGATTGCTTCCTCAGCCCAAAAAAAAAATATCATGATTGAGAAAAATATTTCTCCAGAACTATTCTGCAATGCTGATGAACGGATTATAAAAAAAATTTTGACCCCTATTTTCTCTAACTCAATCAAATTCACCAATAATGGTGGAAAAATGATAGTGCAAACCTCTAGAGTAAATGATTCCGTGATCATAACTGTTGCTGATACAGGCATTGGAATCCCGAAATCAGCTTTGAAAAAAGTTGGAAAACCTTTTGAACAGCTTCACAATCAATATGATCAAAACACAGGGGGATCCGGACTTGGACTCGCTATATCCGACGCCTTAACTAATCTCCATGGAGGGAAATTAGAGATTCTTTCTCAAGAAGGAGAAGGAACTGTTATCAAAATTGGCATGCCAAAATAG
- the rpsD gene encoding 30S ribosomal protein S4, protein MSKRESSKHKIDRRISENLWGRPKSPVNVRSYGPGLHGQRRKSKPSYFGLQLRAKQKMKKYYGDVGEKQFRSIFKEADRCKGDTSQNLISFLESRLDTIVYRAKFVPTVFAARQFVNHRHVLVNGFSVNIGSYRCKAGDVIEVKSKSKKLTSVLGSVQLPERDVPEYISADHENMVATFVKIPTSLSEVPYPVIMEPNLVVEFYSR, encoded by the coding sequence ATGAGTAAGCGTGAGTCATCGAAACATAAGATAGATCGTCGTATAAGTGAAAATTTATGGGGACGTCCGAAATCACCTGTTAATGTGCGTTCTTATGGGCCTGGTTTACATGGGCAGCGTCGTAAGTCAAAGCCTTCCTATTTTGGATTGCAGTTGCGTGCTAAGCAGAAGATGAAAAAGTATTATGGAGATGTTGGTGAAAAACAATTTCGTTCCATTTTTAAAGAGGCAGATCGCTGTAAAGGTGATACCTCCCAAAACTTGATTTCTTTTCTTGAATCTCGATTAGATACTATAGTCTATCGTGCTAAATTTGTGCCTACGGTTTTTGCTGCACGTCAGTTTGTCAATCACCGGCATGTTCTTGTTAACGGTTTTTCTGTCAATATTGGATCATATCGTTGTAAAGCGGGTGATGTCATTGAAGTAAAATCCAAATCGAAAAAGTTAACTTCTGTTTTGGGATCTGTGCAATTACCTGAACGCGATGTTCCTGAATATATCAGTGCTGATCATGAAAATATGGTTGCTACTTTTGTTAAGATTCCTACTTCTCTAAGTGAGGTTCCGTATCCCGTTATAATGGAACCTAATCTTGTTGTTGAGTTTTATTCTCGTTAA
- a CDS encoding glutaminase, whose amino-acid sequence MDFKGIVNSIYEDIKPHLGQGHVADYIPELAKVDSNHFGISLALEDGSIYSAGDSDILFSVQSISKVFLLTIALQKLNEDIWTRVGREPSGFSFDSIIQLEHERGIPRNPFVNAGAIVMSDAVLENSSLDHEIKNFLNFVHVLSDDSSIYIDPVVANSEIQTGYRNFALANFIRSFGNIRYNIDDVLKFYFNQCALMMNCVQLARSGLYLTCRGYSPLTKKQIISPQQSRCINAIMLTCGHYDNSGDFAYRVGFPGKSGVGGGILAIVPSKASIAVWSPGLNSVGNSFLGAKALELLALRTGWSVFDPIAI is encoded by the coding sequence TTGGATTTCAAGGGAATTGTAAACAGTATTTATGAAGATATAAAACCTCATCTTGGTCAGGGTCATGTAGCTGATTATATTCCTGAATTAGCTAAGGTTGATTCTAATCATTTTGGTATATCTCTTGCTTTGGAAGATGGTAGTATATATTCAGCTGGTGATTCAGATATTTTGTTTTCAGTTCAAAGTATTTCAAAAGTTTTTCTTCTTACGATAGCTCTACAAAAACTTAATGAAGATATTTGGACACGTGTTGGTCGAGAACCTTCTGGATTTTCCTTTGACTCAATAATTCAGCTTGAACATGAACGTGGAATCCCACGTAATCCATTTGTTAATGCTGGGGCTATAGTTATGAGTGATGCAGTTCTTGAAAATAGTTCTTTGGACCATGAAATAAAAAATTTTCTGAATTTTGTACATGTTCTTTCCGATGATTCATCAATTTATATTGATCCCGTTGTTGCTAATTCAGAAATACAAACCGGTTATCGTAATTTTGCGCTTGCAAATTTTATTCGTTCCTTTGGTAATATACGGTATAACATTGATGACGTTTTGAAATTTTATTTTAATCAGTGTGCTCTCATGATGAATTGTGTGCAACTTGCGAGATCAGGTTTGTATCTTACATGTCGAGGATATAGTCCATTAACGAAAAAACAGATAATTTCTCCTCAACAATCTCGATGTATCAATGCAATAATGCTTACATGTGGTCATTATGATAATTCTGGTGATTTTGCATATCGTGTTGGATTTCCAGGGAAAAGTGGTGTTGGCGGAGGTATTCTCGCTATTGTCCCCTCAAAAGCATCTATTGCTGTTTGGTCCCCTGGTTTGAATAGTGTTGGTAATTCTTTTTTAGGTGCAAAGGCTCTTGAGCTTTTAGCTCTTCGTACAGGTTGGTCAGTATTTGATCCTATAGCAATCTAA
- a CDS encoding BolA/IbaG family iron-sulfur metabolism protein — protein MSMNIHEIEEMITKGIPNSVVRIQDLAGDGNHYAAEIISEEFRGKNRIQQHKMVYAALEGKMGDTLHALSIKTVIPNSHNKGQ, from the coding sequence ATGTCGATGAATATCCATGAAATAGAAGAAATGATTACAAAAGGAATACCTAATTCCGTTGTCAGAATCCAAGATTTAGCAGGAGATGGCAACCATTACGCTGCAGAAATTATTTCTGAAGAATTTCGCGGTAAGAACCGCATACAACAACATAAAATGGTTTATGCCGCCTTAGAAGGAAAAATGGGAGATACCCTCCATGCCCTATCTATTAAAACCGTAATTCCAAATTCTCATAATAAAGGTCAATAG
- the purL gene encoding phosphoribosylformylglycinamidine synthase subunit PurL, which produces MSKSLSTIEICAMHGLTHNEYDQILKIIQRQPTLTEIGIISAMWNEHCSYKSSKKWLKTLPTTGKHIIQGPGENAGVVDIGDGDCVVFKMESHNHPSYIEPYQGAATGVGGILRDIFTMGARPVAVMNSLRFGSVNHPKTKHLLSGVVAGIAGYSNSFGVPTVGGEVEFLPCYNDNIIVNAFAAGLAKTDAIFSSKAKGVGLPIVYLGAKTGRDGIGGASMASEEFGENTLEKRPTVQVGDPFTGKCLLEACMELMQTNAVIAIQDMGAAGLTCSAVEMGNQGDLGIQLNLDQVPSEEGMTAYEMMLSESQERMLMILNPENQKKAQDIFNKWGLHFSIIGITTDDMRFRVIHRGEEVANLPIKDLSDKAPEYDRAWCKPVILPSSNPELLRSHEGYACILLKLLSSPNLSSRRWVYEQYDTIIQGNSIQLPGGDAGVIRVEGHKTKALAFSSDVTPRYVKADPFEGAKQAVAECWRNIIATGAKPLAITDNLNFGNPEKEETMGQFVHSIKGIREACQILDFPIVSGNVSFYNETNGQSIFPTPTIAGVGIIPDWSTMTRIGSACEGNLILMVGNDGCHLDCSIYSLECASADIGPPPKVDCHLEKCHGDFILSMINDKHITACHDISTGGLIITLAEMALSSGKGMDIILPEEKDPTPFLFGEDQGRYVICIPPEIRDSIILQAYNKNIPMRCLGVVSGHTLCIRNILDIPLPILQEKYESWFPEYMN; this is translated from the coding sequence ATGTCTAAATCACTTTCTACCATTGAAATTTGTGCTATGCATGGTCTTACACATAATGAGTATGATCAAATATTAAAAATTATTCAACGCCAACCAACCTTGACAGAAATCGGCATTATATCAGCAATGTGGAATGAACACTGTTCATATAAATCTTCGAAAAAATGGCTTAAAACTTTACCCACCACTGGAAAACATATTATTCAAGGGCCCGGAGAAAATGCTGGCGTTGTTGATATTGGAGATGGTGATTGCGTTGTATTCAAAATGGAAAGCCATAATCACCCGTCTTATATCGAACCATATCAAGGAGCTGCGACAGGTGTAGGCGGTATTTTGCGCGATATCTTTACAATGGGTGCACGACCTGTTGCTGTAATGAATTCATTGCGATTTGGTTCTGTAAATCATCCTAAAACCAAACACTTGCTTTCAGGAGTAGTAGCAGGTATTGCCGGCTATAGTAATTCTTTTGGCGTTCCGACAGTGGGAGGAGAAGTTGAATTTCTTCCCTGTTATAATGACAATATTATCGTCAATGCTTTTGCCGCTGGACTTGCTAAAACTGATGCTATTTTTTCTTCAAAAGCAAAAGGTGTCGGGCTTCCTATTGTTTATTTAGGAGCTAAAACTGGTCGAGATGGCATTGGTGGTGCCTCAATGGCTTCAGAAGAATTTGGAGAAAATACTTTAGAAAAACGCCCTACCGTTCAAGTAGGTGATCCATTTACAGGCAAATGTTTGCTAGAAGCATGTATGGAATTAATGCAAACTAATGCAGTCATTGCTATCCAAGATATGGGAGCAGCAGGATTAACGTGTTCAGCAGTAGAAATGGGGAATCAAGGAGATCTTGGCATTCAACTCAATCTTGATCAAGTGCCAAGCGAAGAAGGAATGACTGCTTATGAAATGATGCTTTCGGAAAGTCAAGAACGCATGCTCATGATTCTCAATCCAGAAAATCAAAAAAAAGCTCAAGATATTTTCAATAAATGGGGACTGCATTTTTCAATCATTGGCATAACAACAGATGATATGCGCTTTCGCGTTATACATCGTGGTGAAGAAGTCGCTAATCTTCCCATCAAAGATTTGAGCGATAAAGCACCAGAATATGATAGAGCATGGTGCAAACCTGTGATTCTTCCTTCTTCTAACCCCGAACTCCTTCGTTCCCATGAAGGCTACGCTTGTATACTTCTTAAGCTTTTATCTTCTCCCAATCTATCATCAAGAAGATGGGTATATGAACAATATGATACCATTATTCAAGGTAATTCTATACAACTGCCAGGCGGGGATGCAGGCGTTATTCGTGTAGAAGGGCATAAAACCAAAGCACTTGCTTTTTCTTCTGATGTAACACCACGCTATGTTAAAGCAGATCCCTTTGAAGGAGCAAAACAGGCGGTTGCTGAATGTTGGCGAAATATCATAGCAACTGGAGCGAAACCATTGGCTATAACCGATAATCTTAACTTTGGTAACCCTGAAAAAGAAGAAACAATGGGACAATTTGTGCATTCTATCAAAGGAATACGTGAAGCTTGTCAAATATTAGATTTTCCGATTGTATCAGGAAATGTATCTTTTTATAATGAAACAAATGGGCAGTCTATATTCCCCACCCCTACCATCGCTGGAGTTGGAATTATCCCTGACTGGTCAACCATGACACGCATTGGAAGCGCCTGTGAAGGTAATCTTATCTTGATGGTTGGAAATGATGGTTGTCATCTTGACTGTTCAATTTATAGTCTCGAATGTGCATCTGCTGATATAGGCCCCCCTCCAAAAGTTGATTGCCATCTTGAAAAATGTCATGGAGATTTTATTCTTTCTATGATAAATGACAAACACATTACGGCTTGTCATGATATTTCTACGGGAGGCCTCATCATTACCCTAGCAGAAATGGCATTATCTTCTGGAAAAGGAATGGATATTATTTTGCCCGAAGAAAAAGATCCAACGCCTTTTCTCTTTGGAGAAGATCAAGGGCGCTATGTAATTTGCATCCCTCCAGAGATTAGGGATTCAATAATATTGCAAGCATACAATAAAAATATTCCTATGCGTTGTTTAGGAGTCGTATCAGGACATACCTTGTGTATTCGCAATATACTAGATATTCCTCTCCCAATATTACAGGAAAAGTACGAATCATGGTTTCCTGAGTATATGAATTAA
- a CDS encoding RNA methyltransferase, whose amino-acid sequence MAVHMQKLQNSTKSPIIVLVDPQLGENIGMVARAMLNFNITQLRLVNPRDGWPNDKARSSSANADHVIDSVRVFSSLKEAISDLNFVYATTARSRDNFKSVFAPKEAAVVLNERIHSGQNVGLIFGCERSGLTNEEIALSNAIISFPVNPNFSSLNIAQAVLVMAWEWMENSVVVPKKNVKESDIPATRGELLSFLDYTENSLAERGYFRPEERKKKMLDDLRSVFIRLELMRQEIFLLRGVISTLDRFSRESPRGSLVVPQKKQNNHN is encoded by the coding sequence ATGGCAGTACATATGCAAAAATTACAAAATTCTACAAAAAGTCCGATTATTGTTCTTGTGGATCCACAATTAGGCGAAAACATCGGTATGGTGGCGCGTGCAATGTTGAATTTTAATATTACGCAATTACGCCTTGTGAATCCTAGAGATGGATGGCCTAATGACAAGGCGCGATCTTCTTCTGCTAATGCAGATCATGTGATAGATTCGGTACGTGTTTTTTCTAGCTTGAAAGAAGCGATTTCTGATCTTAATTTTGTTTATGCTACTACAGCTAGAAGTCGTGATAATTTTAAGTCTGTTTTTGCTCCGAAAGAAGCTGCTGTCGTCTTGAACGAAAGAATTCATTCTGGTCAAAATGTTGGTTTAATTTTTGGTTGTGAGCGTTCGGGATTAACAAATGAGGAAATTGCTTTGTCTAATGCAATTATAAGTTTTCCAGTTAATCCGAATTTTTCTTCGTTGAATATTGCACAAGCAGTGTTGGTGATGGCATGGGAATGGATGGAAAATAGTGTTGTAGTGCCAAAAAAAAATGTAAAAGAAAGTGATATTCCTGCTACAAGAGGTGAATTACTGAGTTTTTTAGATTATACCGAAAATTCTTTGGCAGAACGAGGATATTTCCGTCCTGAGGAGAGAAAAAAAAAGATGTTAGATGATTTGCGTTCAGTATTTATTCGTCTTGAATTGATGCGACAAGAGATTTTTTTGTTGCGAGGAGTTATTTCTACATTAGATCGATTTTCTAGAGAATCTCCACGTGGAAGTCTCGTTGTCCCGCAAAAAAAACAAAATAATCATAATTGA
- a CDS encoding multidrug effflux MFS transporter has product MIQQPPSKSQNNDINCIPSKLQSHNISHIEFVLVIAMLMGINSLGIDIILPCLPQISQFLGLKNVNHSQHLISFYLIGYGIAQIFYGPLADRFGRKAVMISGLVIYILSTIAMVTVTSFSGMLSMRLIQGIGGAAPRIITISIIRDIYDGKEMAKVLSMTMMIFMVMPIFAPALGQATMSLLGDWIWVFIWMGAITFIIMMWYYIRFPETLNPRDVRPLNISLILHSFSLIFINRLSIFYNIANSFMMGAILGFVNSSQQVYTQVYSFGNLFPLAFAIGGMAIALASFMNSHLVDKFGIRIVSHYSLLFLLLITGIWLLIQVSSDSPMNLWIFILFVFLSSFQFGLINSNFSSISMEPFSHLAGTASSVFGFINTLISTLVGIIIGQSFNGTTYPITIGFFALAVLSYICIFIAEKGVMFNKKG; this is encoded by the coding sequence GTGATACAACAACCGCCTTCAAAATCACAAAATAACGATATTAACTGTATTCCCTCTAAATTACAAAGTCATAATATTAGCCATATAGAATTTGTTCTGGTCATAGCAATGTTAATGGGCATTAATTCTCTTGGTATAGATATCATACTTCCGTGCTTGCCCCAAATTAGCCAATTTTTGGGATTAAAAAATGTAAATCACAGTCAACATTTAATATCTTTTTATCTTATAGGTTACGGAATAGCCCAAATTTTTTACGGACCTTTAGCAGATCGTTTTGGTCGAAAAGCTGTAATGATCTCTGGATTAGTTATATACATTCTTTCTACGATAGCAATGGTAACAGTTACTTCATTTTCTGGCATGCTTTCTATGCGCTTGATTCAAGGAATAGGAGGTGCAGCACCTCGCATCATCACCATTTCAATTATTCGTGACATTTACGATGGGAAAGAGATGGCCAAAGTCTTGTCTATGACCATGATGATTTTTATGGTTATGCCTATTTTTGCTCCAGCTTTAGGACAAGCTACAATGTCATTATTAGGTGATTGGATCTGGGTTTTTATTTGGATGGGAGCGATCACCTTTATCATCATGATGTGGTATTATATACGTTTTCCTGAAACGCTTAATCCTCGCGATGTCCGTCCTTTGAACATATCTTTGATATTACATAGTTTTTCTCTTATATTCATTAATCGTCTTTCTATTTTTTATAACATTGCTAATAGTTTTATGATGGGAGCGATACTCGGATTTGTGAATTCTTCCCAACAGGTCTATACTCAAGTCTATAGTTTTGGAAATTTATTTCCCCTTGCATTTGCAATAGGTGGAATGGCTATAGCTCTTGCCTCTTTTATGAATTCTCATTTAGTCGACAAATTTGGTATACGCATTGTATCACATTATTCTCTTTTATTTCTTCTTTTGATTACAGGAATATGGCTTTTAATACAGGTTAGCTCTGATAGTCCTATGAATTTATGGATTTTTATTTTATTTGTCTTTTTGTCATCCTTTCAATTCGGGTTAATCAACTCTAATTTTAGCAGTATCTCTATGGAACCATTCTCACATCTAGCTGGAACGGCATCATCCGTGTTTGGATTTATCAATACACTCATCAGCACACTTGTTGGAATAATAATAGGACAGTCATTTAATGGAACAACTTATCCTATTACTATAGGATTCTTTGCATTAGCAGTGCTTAGCTATATTTGCATCTTCATTGCAGAAAAAGGTGTAATGTTCAACAAAAAAGGATAA
- the grxD gene encoding Grx4 family monothiol glutaredoxin, with the protein MTDLVKNIIQDVIKQNDVVLFMKGTPEYPQCGFSGKVAQILDSLNVSYKGINILEDDTLRQGIKEYSQWPTIPQLYVKGDFIGGCDIVCEMFQSKELHKILSVK; encoded by the coding sequence ATGACTGATCTTGTAAAAAATATAATCCAAGATGTAATAAAACAAAATGATGTTGTTTTATTTATGAAAGGTACTCCTGAATATCCGCAATGTGGTTTTTCTGGAAAAGTAGCTCAAATTCTTGATAGTCTTAATGTATCTTATAAGGGCATAAACATTCTTGAAGATGATACGTTGCGCCAAGGAATCAAAGAATATTCACAGTGGCCAACCATCCCTCAACTATATGTAAAAGGTGATTTTATTGGTGGTTGTGATATAGTATGTGAAATGTTTCAGTCGAAAGAGCTTCATAAAATTTTAAGTGTCAAATAA